From a region of the Flavobacterium branchiarum genome:
- a CDS encoding helix-turn-helix domain-containing protein, protein MQNISEAASYTLQFINQTQRSIFLTGKAGTGKTTLLREIIETTHKNTVVVAPTGIAALNAGGVTIHSMFQLPFAGFIPDNSSPQFSETTKFETKATLRRHFKMNNVKRAVIRNMELLIIDEVSMLRADLLDAMDFMMQTVRKNSYPFGGVQVLFIGDLLQLPPVIRDEEWRTLRTYYRGKFFFHSHVIQQNPPLYIELSKIFRQTDDSFISVLNNLRNNQITQQDIESLNQYVQPDFDLKNNPGYITLTTHNAKADTINNQAINDLKGKMNNYFPDIVGDFPEKIYPLDPNLQLKVGAQIMFVKNDLSFDKNYFNGKMGVIKSLSSQEIMVHFPDEDKTIEVEKYEWQNIRYKVDEMTQEIEEEVLGTFVQYPIKLAWAITVHKSQGLTFDKAALDVSQVFLPGQAYVALSRLRSLNGLILLSPLRMNGISNDQDVMDYALNKASEELLKNSLHFETKNFIHKYLVNSFDWADLAQEWRNHQYSYNDKSENSQKAKHATWAKQQTLIIESLIDPAKKFIIQLNRIFNNQTVDLIHVSERIEAAYGYFMKPMDELVYELLYKMEEIQRAKKMKAFYDELNSLEELQTKAVLRLMKARLLIEVVVAGDTISKEKLTSPEIKSYRSKKTTIIQDNYKSKNGDLIDDEEPIRRYSPKEAKEKSVKKSTIEETYELWLEKKSIKDIATIRKLTPQTIESHFVKLIQDKKIKISDVLAEDKITALTEAFQFYKEESLTGLKEQHGEKFSWDELRMFKASLN, encoded by the coding sequence ATGCAAAACATTTCTGAAGCCGCATCATACACATTACAGTTTATTAATCAGACGCAACGTTCTATTTTTCTTACCGGAAAAGCAGGGACTGGAAAGACTACTTTATTGCGCGAGATTATTGAAACAACGCATAAAAATACTGTTGTTGTTGCGCCCACAGGTATTGCTGCGCTTAATGCAGGAGGTGTAACTATTCACTCGATGTTTCAGCTGCCATTTGCAGGATTTATTCCAGATAATTCATCACCACAATTTTCTGAAACTACTAAGTTTGAAACGAAAGCAACTTTGCGTAGGCATTTTAAAATGAATAATGTTAAGCGTGCTGTTATCCGTAATATGGAGCTTTTGATTATTGATGAAGTCAGTATGCTCCGTGCCGATTTGCTTGATGCAATGGATTTTATGATGCAAACGGTTCGGAAAAATAGTTATCCATTTGGAGGAGTTCAGGTTTTATTTATTGGTGATTTATTGCAATTGCCACCAGTAATTCGAGATGAAGAATGGAGAACTTTGAGAACCTATTATCGCGGAAAATTTTTTTTTCATTCGCATGTAATTCAGCAAAATCCACCTTTGTACATAGAATTGTCTAAAATTTTCAGACAAACTGATGATTCCTTTATTTCAGTTTTAAACAATCTGCGTAACAATCAAATCACGCAACAAGATATCGAGAGTTTGAATCAGTATGTTCAACCTGATTTTGACTTAAAAAACAATCCAGGATATATTACACTTACAACGCATAATGCCAAAGCCGATACTATAAATAATCAGGCAATCAATGATTTAAAAGGTAAAATGAATAATTACTTTCCAGATATCGTTGGTGATTTTCCTGAAAAAATATATCCGCTTGATCCTAATCTTCAATTAAAGGTTGGAGCTCAGATTATGTTTGTTAAGAATGATTTGTCTTTTGATAAAAATTATTTCAACGGAAAAATGGGCGTAATCAAATCCCTTTCTAGCCAAGAAATTATGGTTCATTTCCCAGATGAGGATAAGACTATTGAAGTTGAAAAATACGAGTGGCAGAATATTCGCTACAAAGTTGATGAAATGACTCAAGAAATAGAGGAGGAGGTTCTGGGAACTTTTGTTCAATATCCTATCAAGCTGGCTTGGGCAATTACAGTTCATAAAAGTCAAGGTTTGACATTTGACAAAGCTGCGCTCGATGTATCGCAAGTTTTTCTACCTGGACAAGCATATGTTGCATTATCACGTTTGCGTTCTTTAAATGGGCTTATTTTACTCTCTCCGTTGCGCATGAATGGTATTTCTAATGATCAGGATGTGATGGATTATGCTTTGAACAAAGCTTCGGAAGAATTATTAAAGAACTCTTTGCATTTTGAAACAAAGAATTTTATTCATAAGTATTTGGTTAACAGTTTTGATTGGGCAGATCTTGCTCAAGAATGGCGTAACCATCAATACAGTTACAACGATAAATCTGAGAATTCACAAAAAGCAAAGCACGCGACATGGGCTAAGCAACAAACCCTGATCATTGAATCTTTAATTGATCCTGCCAAAAAATTCATAATTCAGTTAAACAGAATTTTCAATAATCAAACGGTCGATTTAATCCATGTATCGGAGCGGATTGAGGCCGCGTATGGATATTTTATGAAACCGATGGACGAATTGGTTTATGAACTTTTGTATAAAATGGAAGAAATTCAGCGCGCCAAAAAAATGAAAGCGTTTTATGATGAATTGAATTCGTTGGAAGAACTTCAAACCAAAGCCGTTTTACGCTTAATGAAGGCACGTTTGCTGATTGAAGTGGTTGTTGCTGGTGATACTATATCAAAAGAGAAATTAACGTCACCTGAGATCAAAAGTTACAGATCTAAGAAAACCACGATAATTCAGGATAATTATAAAAGTAAAAATGGTGACTTAATCGATGATGAGGAGCCAATTAGGCGTTATTCCCCTAAGGAAGCCAAAGAAAAATCAGTTAAAAAATCGACAATTGAAGAGACATACGAATTATGGCTTGAAAAAAAATCTATTAAAGATATTGCAACTATTCGTAAACTGACTCCGCAAACTATTGAATCGCATTTTGTAAAACTGATTCAAGATAAAAAAATCAAGATTTCAGATGTCTTGGCTGAAGATAAAATTACTGCTTTGACAGAAGCTTTTCAGTTTTATAAAGAAGAATCTTTAACGGGGCTAAAAGAGCAACATGGAGAAAAATTTTCTTGGGATGAACTAAGAATGTTTAAAGCTAGTTTGAATTAA
- a CDS encoding SPOR domain-containing protein, producing the protein MKIETYIAQLLYRYQCVTVPGFGAFLTEIQSAQLNEGSNSFFPPKKLISFNPHIKNNDGLLANHIALTEKTSYKFAVSAVHFEVLTWKKELEDNGFISIKNIGEIRLNADKNLVFTPNDQKNYLATSFGLSPFVSPMAKRESFENQLEALDLDTAQQKEAIELETEYKGSNSYLKYAAIFILALGVTGSIGYPMYQNQIASQTVLVETAVQKQVQNKIQEATFFIKNPLPAVTVTLSVKEEKLSMPYHIMAGAFRSENNAQKAYNKLKKAGFDAKIIPANRHGLFPVVYGSYATMREAEKAQREIQKTINPEAWILIETL; encoded by the coding sequence ATGAAAATCGAAACTTACATCGCGCAGTTATTGTATCGTTATCAGTGTGTAACGGTTCCTGGGTTTGGAGCTTTTTTAACCGAAATTCAATCGGCCCAACTTAATGAAGGTTCAAATTCATTTTTTCCACCAAAAAAATTAATTTCTTTCAACCCACATATCAAAAACAATGATGGTTTGTTAGCAAATCACATTGCTCTTACCGAAAAAACATCATACAAATTTGCTGTTAGCGCAGTTCATTTTGAAGTTTTAACTTGGAAAAAGGAATTAGAAGATAATGGTTTTATTTCTATAAAAAACATAGGTGAAATTAGACTGAATGCTGATAAAAACCTAGTGTTTACACCAAATGATCAAAAGAATTATTTGGCTACTTCATTTGGATTAAGTCCATTTGTTTCTCCAATGGCTAAAAGAGAATCTTTTGAAAATCAATTAGAAGCACTAGATCTAGATACAGCACAACAAAAAGAAGCAATCGAATTAGAAACGGAATATAAAGGGTCTAATTCTTATTTAAAATATGCTGCAATTTTTATCCTTGCATTAGGAGTAACAGGAAGCATTGGTTACCCAATGTACCAAAATCAAATTGCTAGTCAAACTGTTCTAGTAGAAACTGCTGTTCAAAAACAAGTACAGAATAAAATTCAAGAAGCTACTTTTTTCATAAAAAATCCATTGCCGGCAGTAACAGTAACTCTTTCTGTAAAAGAAGAGAAGTTATCAATGCCTTATCATATTATGGCTGGTGCTTTTAGAAGCGAAAACAATGCTCAAAAAGCTTACAATAAATTAAAGAAAGCTGGATTTGATGCTAAAATAATTCCTGCTAACAGACATGGACTTTTCCCTGTTGTATACGGTAGCTATGCTACTATGCGCGAAGCAGAAAAAGCACAAAGAGAGATCCAAAAAACTATAAATCCAGAAGCGTGGATTTTAATAGAAACGCTTTAG
- the dprA gene encoding DNA-processing protein DprA: MSEQDLFYLLALQSVEGVGDILAKRLLSHCGTANDVFKMKSSQLALIDGVGSVLLKNIKEKLIFEKAQKELDFILSNDINVTFFEEKNYPDRLKHCIDSPVLLFSTGNINLKDKKIISIVGTRQITSYGTEFCKKLIEDLAPLDPIIVSGFAYGVDIIAHQLAMDNNLQTIGVVAHGLNQIYPKTHKKYVAKVEQNGGFMTEFWSSSNPDKENFVRRNRIVAGLSEATIVIESADKGGSLITANMANDYNRDVFAVPGRTTDKYSQGCNDLIKTQKANVLSSAADLIYMLNWDIEKQPKTVQKQLFVELESDEQIVYDYLLNNGKDLMDIIALQCDFPIYKISGLLLNMELKGVIRPLPGKLFEAI, translated from the coding sequence ATGTCGGAGCAAGATCTATTTTATTTATTGGCCTTACAAAGTGTTGAAGGAGTGGGAGATATACTAGCTAAAAGGCTATTGTCTCATTGCGGTACAGCTAATGATGTTTTTAAGATGAAATCTTCTCAACTTGCTTTAATTGATGGAGTTGGGTCTGTTTTATTAAAGAATATTAAAGAAAAATTGATATTTGAAAAAGCACAAAAAGAATTGGATTTTATCCTGTCAAATGACATTAATGTAACGTTTTTTGAGGAGAAAAACTATCCTGATCGTTTAAAACATTGTATCGATTCACCGGTTTTATTATTTAGCACTGGAAACATCAATTTGAAGGATAAAAAGATCATAAGTATCGTTGGAACGCGACAAATTACATCTTATGGAACGGAATTCTGTAAAAAGCTAATTGAAGATTTAGCTCCTTTAGATCCAATTATTGTTAGTGGTTTTGCTTATGGAGTAGATATTATTGCGCATCAATTAGCAATGGATAATAACCTTCAGACTATTGGTGTAGTTGCACATGGTTTAAATCAAATTTATCCTAAAACGCATAAAAAATATGTTGCCAAAGTGGAACAAAATGGAGGTTTTATGACTGAGTTTTGGAGTTCATCAAATCCGGATAAAGAAAATTTTGTGCGTAGAAACCGTATTGTTGCGGGTTTGAGTGAAGCCACAATAGTAATTGAATCGGCTGATAAAGGAGGTTCACTTATTACTGCTAATATGGCAAATGACTACAATCGAGATGTTTTTGCAGTTCCTGGTCGAACGACAGATAAATACAGTCAGGGTTGTAATGATTTAATAAAAACTCAAAAAGCGAATGTATTAAGTAGTGCCGCCGATTTGATTTATATGCTGAATTGGGATATTGAAAAACAACCTAAAACGGTTCAAAAACAGCTGTTTGTTGAGTTAGAATCAGATGAACAAATTGTATATGATTATTTGCTAAATAATGGTAAAGACCTCATGGATATTATTGCTTTACAATGCGATTTTCCGATTTACAAAATTTCAGGATTGTTGCTTAATATGGAGCTTAAAGGGGTAATTCGTCCTTTGCCAGGGAAATTATTTGAGGCTATTTAA